In Geobacillus kaustophilus, a genomic segment contains:
- the alaS gene encoding alanine--tRNA ligase, producing the protein MKKLTSAQVRRMFLDFFQEKGHAVEPSASLIPVDDPSLLWINSGVATLKKYFDGRIVPENPRICNAQKSIRTNDIENVGKTARHHTFFEMLGNFSIGDYFKREAIHWAWEFLTSDKWIGFDPERLSVTVHPEDEEAYNIWRNEIGLPEERIIRLEGNFWDIGEGPSGPNTEIFYDRGEAFGNDPNDPELYPGGENDRYLEVWNLVFSQFNHNPDGTYTPLPKKNIDTGMGLERMCSILQDVPTNFETDLFLPIIRATEQIAGERYGEDPDKDVAFKVIADHIRAVTFAIGDGALPSNEGRGYVLRRLLRRAVRYAKHIGIERPFMYELVPVVGEIMHDYYPEVKEKADFIARVIRTEEERFHETLHEGLAILAEVIEKAKEQGSRIIPGEEAFRLYDTYGFPIELTEEYAAEAGMTVDHAGFEREMERQRERARAARQDVDSMQVQGGVLGDIKDESRFVGYDELVAASTVIAIVKDGRLVEEVKAGEEARIIVDVTPFYAESGGQIADQGVFESETGTAVVKDVQKAPNGQHLHAIIVERGTVKKGARYTARVDEAKRMRIVKNHTATHLLHQALKDVLGRHVNQAGSLVAPDRLRFDFTHFGQVKLDELERIEAIVNEQIWKSLPVDIFYKPLEEAKAMGAMALFGEKYGDIVRVVKVGDYSLELCGGCHVPNTSAIGLFKIVSESSIGAGTRRIEAVTGEAAYRFMSEQLAILQEAAQKLKTSPKELNARLDGLFAELKELERENESLAARLAHMEAEHLIRQVKDVNGVPVLAAKVQANDMNQLRAMADDLKQKLGTAVIVLASVQGGKVQLIAAVTDDLVKKGFHAGKLVKEVASRCGGGGGGRPDLAQAGGKDANKVGEALSYVETWVKSVS; encoded by the coding sequence ATGAAAAAGCTGACATCCGCCCAAGTGCGGCGCATGTTTTTAGACTTTTTCCAAGAAAAAGGTCATGCAGTTGAGCCGAGCGCATCGCTCATTCCGGTCGACGACCCGTCGCTGTTGTGGATCAACAGCGGCGTCGCGACGTTGAAAAAATACTTTGACGGGCGCATCGTTCCGGAAAACCCGCGCATTTGCAACGCGCAAAAATCGATCCGCACCAACGACATTGAAAACGTCGGGAAAACGGCGCGCCACCATACGTTTTTTGAAATGCTCGGCAACTTTTCGATCGGCGATTACTTCAAGCGCGAAGCGATCCATTGGGCATGGGAGTTTTTGACGAGCGACAAATGGATCGGTTTTGATCCGGAACGGTTGTCCGTCACCGTCCATCCGGAAGACGAGGAAGCGTACAACATTTGGCGCAATGAAATCGGCTTGCCGGAAGAGCGGATCATTCGCCTCGAAGGCAACTTCTGGGACATCGGCGAAGGCCCGAGCGGTCCGAACACGGAAATTTTTTACGACCGCGGCGAAGCGTTCGGCAACGACCCGAACGATCCGGAGCTGTACCCAGGAGGGGAAAATGACCGCTATTTAGAAGTATGGAACCTTGTCTTTTCGCAGTTTAACCATAACCCGGACGGCACGTACACGCCGCTGCCGAAGAAAAACATCGACACCGGCATGGGCTTGGAGCGGATGTGCTCGATTTTGCAAGACGTGCCGACGAACTTTGAAACCGACTTGTTCCTGCCGATCATCCGCGCGACCGAGCAGATCGCCGGCGAGCGGTATGGCGAAGATCCGGACAAAGACGTCGCCTTTAAGGTGATCGCCGACCATATTCGCGCCGTGACGTTCGCAATCGGCGACGGGGCGCTGCCGTCAAATGAGGGCCGCGGCTACGTGCTGCGCCGCCTGCTCCGCCGCGCGGTGCGCTATGCGAAACATATCGGCATTGAACGCCCGTTTATGTACGAACTTGTTCCGGTCGTCGGCGAGATTATGCACGACTACTATCCAGAGGTGAAAGAAAAAGCCGATTTCATCGCCCGCGTCATCCGGACGGAAGAAGAACGGTTCCATGAAACGCTCCATGAAGGGCTCGCCATATTGGCGGAGGTGATCGAAAAGGCGAAAGAGCAAGGAAGCCGCATCATTCCGGGCGAGGAAGCGTTCCGCCTGTATGATACGTACGGCTTTCCGATCGAGCTGACGGAAGAGTACGCCGCTGAAGCGGGCATGACGGTCGACCATGCCGGATTTGAGCGCGAGATGGAGCGGCAGCGCGAACGGGCGCGCGCGGCCCGGCAAGATGTCGATTCGATGCAAGTGCAAGGCGGGGTGCTCGGTGACATTAAAGATGAAAGCCGGTTTGTCGGCTACGATGAGCTTGTTGCCGCATCGACGGTCATCGCCATCGTCAAAGACGGACGGCTTGTCGAGGAAGTGAAAGCCGGCGAAGAGGCGCGAATCATCGTCGATGTGACGCCATTTTACGCCGAAAGCGGAGGACAAATCGCTGACCAAGGCGTGTTTGAAAGCGAAACAGGAACAGCGGTCGTCAAAGATGTACAAAAAGCGCCGAACGGCCAACATCTTCATGCGATCATCGTCGAACGCGGAACGGTGAAAAAAGGAGCCCGCTATACGGCGCGCGTCGATGAAGCAAAGCGGATGCGCATCGTGAAAAACCATACGGCGACCCATTTGCTCCATCAAGCGCTGAAAGACGTGCTCGGCCGCCACGTCAACCAAGCGGGGTCTCTTGTCGCCCCGGACCGGCTTCGTTTTGACTTCACCCATTTTGGACAAGTGAAGCTGGACGAGCTCGAGCGCATCGAAGCCATCGTCAACGAACAAATTTGGAAAAGCCTCCCGGTTGACATTTTCTATAAGCCGCTTGAGGAAGCAAAGGCGATGGGCGCGATGGCGTTGTTTGGCGAAAAATACGGCGACATCGTCCGCGTCGTCAAAGTCGGCGACTACAGCCTCGAGCTGTGCGGCGGCTGCCATGTGCCCAACACATCAGCCATCGGGTTGTTTAAAATCGTCTCCGAATCCAGCATCGGCGCCGGCACGCGCCGGATTGAAGCAGTGACTGGGGAAGCGGCGTACCGCTTTATGAGCGAACAGCTGGCCATTTTGCAAGAGGCGGCGCAAAAACTGAAAACAAGCCCGAAAGAATTGAATGCGCGTCTTGACGGACTGTTTGCCGAGCTGAAAGAGCTTGAGCGCGAAAATGAATCGCTTGCTGCCCGCCTCGCCCATATGGAAGCTGAGCACCTCATCCGTCAAGTGAAAGATGTAAACGGCGTGCCAGTGTTGGCGGCGAAAGTGCAGGCCAATGACATGAATCAACTGCGGGCTATGGCTGATGATTTGAAACAAAAGCTCGGCACGGCGGTCATCGTGTTGGCGTCCGTTCAGGGAGGAAAAGTGCAACTGATTGCCGCAGTAACGGATGACTTGGTGAAAAAAGGGTTCCATGCCGGCAAACTGGTGAAAGAAGTGGCATCGCGTTGCGGCGGTGGGGGCGGCGGGCGCCCGGATTTGGCGCAAGCCGGCGGCAAGGACGCGAACAAAGTCGGTGAAGCGCTCAGCTACGTCGAAACGTGGGTGAAATCCGTTTCCTAA
- a CDS encoding IreB family regulatory phosphoprotein gives MSSFDQTMQFHFSEEPTETNVREVLLTVYGALQEKGYNPINQIVGYLLSGDPAYIPRHKDARALIRKIERDELIEELVKFYLQGQRKD, from the coding sequence GTGAGCTCGTTTGACCAAACGATGCAGTTTCATTTTTCCGAGGAGCCGACCGAGACGAACGTTCGCGAAGTGTTGTTGACGGTGTATGGCGCCTTGCAGGAAAAAGGCTACAATCCGATCAACCAAATTGTCGGCTACTTGTTGTCCGGCGACCCAGCTTACATTCCGCGCCATAAAGACGCGCGCGCGCTCATCCGCAAAATCGAACGCGACGAATTAATCGAGGAATTGGTGAAATTCTATTTACAGGGGCAACGAAAGGATTAA
- the ruvX gene encoding Holliday junction resolvase RuvX, which produces MRTLGLDLGTKTLGVAVSDELGFTAQGLETIAVDTERGDYGLKRLRAIIDEYGVDTIVVGWPKNMNGTLGPRAEASERFAAKLRKEFSLPVVLWDERLSTMAAERMLIAADVSRKKRRKVIDKMAAAVILQSYLDSKR; this is translated from the coding sequence ATGCGGACGCTAGGATTAGATTTGGGAACGAAAACGCTCGGCGTTGCCGTTAGCGACGAGCTCGGCTTTACAGCGCAGGGATTGGAAACAATTGCCGTTGATACAGAGCGCGGCGACTACGGCTTAAAGCGGCTGCGCGCCATCATCGATGAGTACGGCGTCGATACGATTGTGGTCGGGTGGCCGAAAAACATGAACGGCACGCTCGGGCCGCGCGCTGAGGCGAGCGAACGGTTCGCCGCCAAGCTGCGCAAGGAGTTTTCTTTGCCCGTTGTGCTTTGGGATGAACGGCTGTCGACGATGGCCGCCGAACGGATGTTGATCGCTGCCGACGTCAGCCGAAAAAAGCGGCGGAAAGTGATCGACAAAATGGCGGCGGCCGTCATTTTGCAGTCCTATTTGGACAGTAAACGATAA
- a CDS encoding DUF1292 domain-containing protein, with translation MEHGDRHITVVDEHGNEQLCEILFTFESDDFGKSYVFYYPVGVEAEDENGETEVHVSAFIPGDESKEGELLPIETEEEWDMIEEVWNTFCAEQEEEDEE, from the coding sequence ATGGAACACGGAGACCGTCATATTACCGTTGTCGACGAACATGGCAACGAGCAGCTGTGTGAAATTTTGTTTACGTTTGAATCGGATGATTTCGGCAAATCGTATGTGTTTTACTATCCGGTCGGCGTTGAGGCGGAAGATGAGAACGGCGAGACGGAAGTGCACGTTTCCGCCTTCATCCCTGGGGATGAGAGCAAAGAGGGCGAACTGCTCCCAATCGAGACGGAAGAAGAGTGGGACATGATCGAAGAAGTATGGAATACGTTTTGCGCTGAACAGGAAGAGGAAGACGAAGAATAA
- the mltG gene encoding endolytic transglycosylase MltG: MKQNDFRAPEARLVRKIVLIVCAVLLAALVIAGASSFLYIRSALKPVDPDDRTPVHVSIPIGSSPAAIAEQLEQKRLIKSAAVFRLYVRWKNESGFQAGEYELTRAMPMARIIELLKTGKSLKIGLKLTVPEGSQLVQIADLIAAKTGYKQEQIMKLLNDRAYIERLMKMHPDLLTDDIFRKGIRYPLEGYLFPATYVFADENPTLSEIIEAMVAKTAAVLDTYKAAMKEKNMSPHQLLTMSSLIEEEATEKADREKIASVFYNRLHRGMPLQTDPTVLYALGEHKERVLYKDLQVNSPYNTYMHKGLPPGPIANAGVMSIEAALEPAATDYLYFLATPGGEVIFTKTLAEHNREKAKYIGKQ, encoded by the coding sequence ATGAAACAGAACGATTTTAGGGCGCCAGAGGCACGGCTTGTGCGGAAAATCGTCTTGATTGTTTGCGCTGTTCTGCTGGCGGCGCTTGTCATTGCCGGCGCCAGCAGTTTCTTATACATCCGCTCAGCGCTTAAGCCCGTCGACCCGGATGACCGCACTCCGGTCCATGTATCGATTCCAATCGGCTCGTCGCCGGCGGCGATTGCCGAGCAGCTCGAACAAAAGCGGCTCATTAAAAGCGCGGCCGTGTTTCGCTTATATGTCCGCTGGAAAAATGAATCCGGCTTCCAGGCTGGGGAGTATGAGCTGACGCGGGCGATGCCAATGGCGCGCATCATCGAGCTGTTAAAAACGGGGAAATCGCTAAAAATCGGATTGAAGCTGACCGTTCCGGAAGGGTCGCAATTGGTGCAAATCGCTGACCTCATTGCCGCGAAAACAGGGTACAAACAAGAACAGATTATGAAATTGCTTAACGATCGCGCGTATATCGAACGGCTGATGAAAATGCACCCCGATTTGTTGACTGATGATATTTTTCGGAAAGGCATCCGCTATCCGCTGGAAGGCTACTTGTTCCCGGCGACGTATGTGTTTGCTGACGAAAATCCGACGCTTTCTGAGATCATTGAGGCGATGGTGGCGAAAACGGCAGCTGTGCTTGACACATATAAGGCAGCGATGAAAGAAAAGAACATGTCGCCGCATCAGCTGTTGACGATGTCGTCGCTCATTGAGGAAGAGGCGACGGAAAAAGCTGACCGCGAAAAAATCGCCAGCGTGTTTTACAATCGGCTGCACCGCGGCATGCCGCTTCAAACCGACCCGACCGTTTTGTACGCCCTTGGCGAACATAAAGAGCGTGTGTTGTATAAAGATTTGCAGGTCAATTCGCCGTACAACACGTACATGCATAAAGGACTGCCGCCGGGGCCGATCGCCAACGCCGGCGTCATGTCGATCGAAGCGGCGCTCGAGCCGGCGGCGACCGACTATTTATACTTTTTGGCGACACCGGGCGGGGAGGTCATTTTTACGAAAACGTTGGCCGAGCATAACCGGGAAAAGGCAAAATACATTGGGAAACAATAG
- a CDS encoding O-methyltransferase: MLSNDIVLYLQKLRPAPDEGIEEMEQYAYRHRIPIMDPVSVEVLLFILKLIRPRRILEIGTAIGYSAIRMAKALPDACIVTIEKDRERYERARFYIEKTNTKRQIEAVLGDALAVEADVAAAAPFDVLFIDAAKGQYERFFTRYEPFVAAGGLIISDNVLFKGLVAAEAPADNRRLWNIARKIRRYNEWLMSRNGYDTVIIPVGDGLAISKKRGEEQ, from the coding sequence TTGCTTTCCAATGACATTGTTTTGTACTTGCAAAAGTTGCGTCCGGCGCCGGACGAGGGCATTGAGGAGATGGAGCAGTACGCCTATCGGCACCGCATACCGATCATGGATCCGGTGAGCGTCGAAGTGCTGTTGTTCATCTTGAAGCTGATCAGGCCGCGCCGCATTTTGGAAATCGGCACGGCGATCGGCTATTCGGCGATCCGGATGGCAAAGGCGCTGCCGGATGCGTGCATTGTGACGATCGAAAAAGACCGGGAGCGGTATGAGCGCGCCCGTTTTTACATCGAAAAGACGAACACCAAGCGGCAAATCGAGGCGGTGTTGGGCGATGCGCTTGCGGTCGAGGCAGATGTGGCGGCCGCCGCGCCGTTTGATGTGCTGTTTATCGATGCCGCCAAAGGGCAGTATGAGCGCTTTTTTACGCGCTATGAGCCGTTTGTGGCGGCAGGCGGCCTCATCATCAGCGACAACGTCTTGTTTAAGGGGCTCGTCGCCGCCGAAGCGCCGGCGGACAATCGACGGCTTTGGAACATCGCCCGAAAAATTCGCCGCTACAATGAGTGGCTCATGAGTCGAAACGGTTATGATACGGTGATCATTCCGGTCGGCGATGGGCTCGCCATATCGAAAAAACGAGGTGAAGAACAGTGA
- a CDS encoding peptidase U32 family protein: MKKPELLVTPTSVAHIDELAEAGADAVIIGEQRYGLRLAGEFSRHDVADAVKAAHRRGMNVYVAMNAIFHNDKVDELGDYVAFLADVGADAIVFGDPAVLLTVRETAPHMKLHWSTETTATNWYACNYWGRKGAKRAVLARELNMDAILEIKARAEVEIEVQVHGAMCMYQSKRSLIGSYFEYQGKVMEVERKKYEKGMFLYDKERDNKYPIFEDENGTHIMSPNDVCIIDELGDMVEAGIDSFKIDGILHEPRYITEVTKLYRRAIDLCADDRERYEREKEELLAAVEALQPPHRRIDTGFFFKETIY, translated from the coding sequence GTGAAAAAACCCGAATTGCTCGTGACGCCGACGAGCGTTGCCCATATCGACGAGCTGGCTGAAGCCGGAGCGGACGCGGTCATCATTGGCGAACAGCGCTACGGTTTGCGGCTTGCCGGCGAATTTTCCCGCCATGATGTCGCTGACGCCGTCAAAGCCGCCCACCGGCGCGGCATGAACGTGTATGTGGCGATGAACGCCATTTTCCATAACGATAAAGTGGACGAGCTGGGCGACTACGTCGCGTTTTTAGCTGATGTCGGCGCCGATGCCATCGTCTTCGGCGATCCCGCGGTGCTCTTGACTGTCCGAGAAACGGCGCCGCACATGAAGCTTCACTGGAGCACGGAGACGACAGCGACGAACTGGTATGCGTGCAACTATTGGGGCCGGAAAGGGGCGAAGCGCGCCGTCTTGGCCCGCGAGTTGAACATGGACGCCATTTTGGAAATCAAAGCTCGTGCCGAAGTGGAAATCGAGGTGCAAGTGCACGGCGCGATGTGCATGTACCAATCGAAGCGCTCGCTGATCGGCAGCTATTTTGAATATCAAGGGAAAGTGATGGAAGTTGAACGGAAGAAGTACGAAAAAGGGATGTTTCTTTACGACAAAGAGCGCGACAACAAATATCCGATTTTTGAAGACGAAAACGGCACGCATATTATGAGCCCGAACGATGTTTGCATCATTGACGAGCTCGGCGACATGGTCGAGGCCGGCATCGACAGCTTTAAAATTGACGGGATTTTGCACGAGCCGCGCTACATTACCGAAGTGACGAAGCTGTACCGCCGCGCCATCGATTTATGCGCCGATGACCGCGAGCGGTACGAACGGGAAAAAGAGGAGCTGCTTGCGGCCGTTGAAGCGCTTCAGCCGCCGCATCGCCGCATCGACACCGGATTTTTCTTCAAGGAGACCATTTATTGA
- a CDS encoding peptidase U32 family protein, whose product MLLKNDRISEIIDGKRVIVKKPELLAPAGNLEKLKIAVHYGADAVFIGGQEYSLRANADNFTLEEIREGVEFANRYGAKVYVTANIYAHNENIPGLDDYLRALEDSGVSGIIVADPLIIETARRVAPKLEVHLSTQQSLTNWKAVQFWKEEGLERVVLAREVGAEEIRQIKEKVDIEIEAFIHGAMCSAYSGRCVLSNHMTARDSNRGGCCQSCRWDYDLYQLSDGREIPLFEKGDAPFAMSAKDLNLIRAIPVMIELGVDSLKIEGRMKSIHYVATVVSVYRKVIDSYCADPDHFTIREEWVRELEKCANRETAPSFFDGFPDYTNHMYGTHSRKTTHEFAGLVLGYDPETGIATVQQRNHFRPGDEVEFFGPEIENFTQVIENIWDEDGNELDAARHPLQIVKLKVKRPLFPYNMMRKEN is encoded by the coding sequence ATGCTTTTAAAAAATGATCGCATCTCCGAGATCATTGACGGCAAGCGCGTCATTGTGAAAAAGCCAGAGCTGCTCGCCCCGGCCGGCAACTTGGAAAAACTGAAAATCGCCGTCCATTACGGCGCAGACGCCGTCTTTATCGGAGGACAAGAGTACAGCTTGCGCGCCAACGCCGACAACTTTACGCTCGAGGAAATTCGCGAAGGGGTGGAATTTGCCAATCGATATGGAGCCAAAGTATACGTAACGGCCAATATTTACGCCCATAACGAAAACATCCCTGGCCTTGATGACTATTTGCGGGCGTTAGAGGATTCCGGCGTTTCCGGCATCATCGTCGCCGACCCCCTCATCATCGAAACGGCGCGCCGGGTGGCGCCGAAGCTTGAAGTGCATTTAAGCACGCAGCAATCGCTTACCAACTGGAAAGCGGTCCAATTTTGGAAAGAGGAAGGGCTCGAGCGGGTTGTGCTGGCTCGTGAAGTGGGCGCAGAAGAAATCCGACAGATCAAAGAGAAAGTCGATATTGAAATCGAGGCGTTCATCCATGGGGCGATGTGTTCCGCCTACTCCGGCCGTTGTGTATTGAGCAATCATATGACGGCGCGCGACTCAAACCGCGGCGGATGCTGCCAGTCGTGCCGGTGGGATTACGATTTGTACCAGCTCTCGGACGGCCGGGAAATTCCGTTGTTTGAAAAAGGGGACGCCCCGTTTGCGATGAGCGCGAAAGATTTGAACTTAATCCGCGCCATTCCGGTAATGATCGAATTGGGTGTGGATAGCTTGAAAATTGAAGGGCGGATGAAATCGATCCATTACGTGGCGACGGTTGTCAGCGTCTACCGGAAAGTGATTGACTCCTACTGCGCTGATCCAGACCATTTCACGATCCGCGAAGAGTGGGTGCGGGAGCTTGAGAAATGCGCCAACCGCGAGACGGCGCCGTCGTTCTTTGACGGCTTCCCGGATTATACGAACCATATGTACGGGACGCACAGCCGGAAAACGACGCATGAATTCGCCGGTTTGGTGCTTGGCTATGACCCGGAGACGGGCATCGCCACCGTCCAGCAGCGCAACCATTTCCGCCCGGGCGATGAAGTCGAATTTTTCGGTCCGGAAATTGAAAACTTCACCCAAGTGATCGAGAACATTTGGGACGAAGACGGCAACGAGCTTGATGCGGCGCGCCATCCGCTGCAAATCGTGAAATTGAAGGTCAAGCGCCCTCTCTTCCCGTACAACATGATGAGAAAGGAGAATTAA
- the udk gene encoding uridine kinase, with amino-acid sequence MGKKPVVIGVAGGSGSGKTSVARAIYDHFGDRSILVLEQDFYYKDQSHLPFEERLKTNYDHPLAFDNDLLIEHIHKLLRYEPIDKPVYDYTLHTRSSEVVRVEPKEVIIVEGILVLEDERLRDLMDIKVYVDTDPDIRIIRRLIRDMKERGRTFDSVIEQYLSVVRPMHNQFVEPTKRYADVIIPEGGQNAVAIDLMVAKIRTVLEQKAVL; translated from the coding sequence ATGGGGAAGAAGCCCGTTGTCATCGGCGTCGCCGGCGGCTCCGGCTCGGGGAAGACGAGCGTCGCCCGCGCGATTTACGACCATTTTGGCGACCGCTCGATTTTAGTGCTTGAGCAAGATTTTTATTATAAAGACCAAAGCCATCTTCCGTTTGAAGAGCGGCTGAAGACGAACTACGACCACCCGCTGGCGTTTGACAACGATTTGTTGATTGAGCATATTCATAAGCTGCTTCGCTATGAGCCGATTGACAAGCCGGTGTACGATTATACGCTGCACACTCGCTCAAGTGAAGTCGTGCGTGTTGAGCCGAAAGAAGTCATTATCGTCGAGGGCATCCTTGTCTTGGAAGATGAGCGGCTTCGCGATTTAATGGATATTAAGGTGTATGTCGACACCGACCCGGACATCCGCATCATCCGCCGTCTCATCCGTGATATGAAAGAGCGCGGCCGCACGTTCGATTCGGTCATCGAGCAATATTTGTCCGTCGTTCGGCCGATGCACAACCAGTTTGTCGAACCGACGAAGCGCTACGCCGATGTGATCATTCCAGAAGGCGGACAGAATGCTGTCGCCATCGATTTAATGGTGGCAAAAATTCGCACAGTTCTTGAACAAAAAGCGGTTTTGTAA
- the greA gene encoding transcription elongation factor GreA, which yields MANEKQYPMTKEGKEKLEQELEYLKTVKRKEVVERIKIARGFGDLSENSEYDAAKDEQAFVESRIQMLENMIRNAVIIEEDKENPDVVSLGKSVTFIELPDGEEETYTIVGSAEADPFEGKISNDSPIAKSLIGRRVGDEVTVQTPGGEMLVKIVAVK from the coding sequence ATGGCGAACGAAAAGCAGTATCCGATGACGAAAGAGGGAAAAGAGAAACTGGAACAAGAGCTTGAGTACTTAAAAACGGTCAAGCGGAAAGAAGTGGTGGAGCGCATTAAGATTGCGCGCGGGTTCGGGGATTTGTCGGAAAACTCGGAGTACGATGCTGCCAAAGATGAGCAGGCGTTTGTCGAATCACGCATCCAAATGCTTGAAAACATGATCCGCAACGCCGTCATCATTGAAGAAGACAAAGAAAATCCGGACGTCGTCTCGCTTGGCAAATCAGTGACATTCATTGAACTGCCGGACGGTGAAGAAGAGACGTATACGATCGTCGGCAGCGCTGAAGCCGACCCATTTGAAGGGAAAATTTCCAATGACTCGCCGATTGCGAAATCGCTCATCGGCCGCCGCGTCGGCGATGAAGTGACGGTGCAAACGCCGGGCGGGGAAATGCTTGTGAAAATTGTGGCTGTGAAATAA
- a CDS encoding peptidoglycan D,D-transpeptidase FtsI family protein, whose protein sequence is MWKKRTLAMLALIQLGLLLLVGRLAQIQLIDAESFANHNLIAESVAQRTQELIIDDGRGSFVDRNGAPLTKRYVPSLVLFPFLTAMKWPMEQVARIAGVSEEEIRRQLEQADGPFVLEKDGEPLALSAQQMKQINDLGIPGVFAVNKQYPLETVYAPHLLGFTRPDQELIKKRYPKRTLPPKTEVGIQGLEKAFDEFLLADGETKLLYHVDAEGRPLFGLDVKYSDTGNPFYPVTVQTTLDRDLQQEMERIVDQYGLKKGGLVLLDIETNGVLAMVSRPNMDPRDPYKNRGAENQMALPQIPGSIFKTVIAAAALDEGLASPETTFDCSRKIDGKTRDEEHDYGVLDLADSFAVSCNNAFATLGKQLIEQDPDAFETYARKLGLYPTAGWEGVVYHEEHFRQFPEEQKGTIWHDPRDKRVPLAVAQTAIGQKNVRVSPLGVANMMATIARGGEALQVRAVDKVLYKNGATLFSFPPQPDSDMAPIAPQTAEELQRLLRGVVTKEDGTGRRFRSLPYPVAGKSGTAETGKMDGGAEFINKWFAGYFPADRPKYALAVVELDCPSGRAATNDVFAAAVESLYAYDRAKKEVK, encoded by the coding sequence ATGTGGAAAAAACGAACACTTGCCATGCTCGCCCTCATTCAATTGGGCTTGTTGTTGCTTGTCGGGCGATTGGCGCAAATCCAGCTGATTGACGCCGAGTCGTTTGCCAATCATAATTTAATTGCTGAAAGCGTCGCCCAGCGGACACAAGAACTCATTATTGATGACGGGCGCGGCTCGTTCGTCGACCGAAATGGCGCGCCGCTCACGAAGCGATATGTGCCGTCGCTTGTCTTATTTCCATTTTTAACGGCGATGAAATGGCCGATGGAACAAGTGGCCCGCATCGCCGGCGTCTCGGAAGAAGAGATCCGCCGCCAGCTTGAGCAGGCGGACGGTCCGTTCGTCTTAGAGAAGGATGGCGAGCCGCTCGCCTTGAGCGCCCAGCAAATGAAGCAAATTAACGATTTGGGCATTCCGGGGGTATTTGCCGTCAACAAGCAATATCCGTTGGAAACGGTGTACGCCCCGCATTTGCTTGGCTTCACCCGTCCGGATCAGGAGCTCATCAAGAAGCGTTATCCGAAACGGACGCTGCCGCCAAAGACCGAAGTGGGCATTCAAGGGCTTGAGAAAGCGTTTGATGAATTTTTGCTCGCCGACGGCGAAACGAAGCTGCTTTACCATGTTGACGCCGAAGGGCGGCCGTTGTTTGGGCTTGATGTCAAATACAGCGATACGGGCAATCCGTTTTATCCCGTCACCGTGCAAACGACGCTTGACCGCGATCTGCAGCAAGAGATGGAACGGATCGTCGACCAGTACGGACTGAAAAAAGGCGGCCTCGTGCTATTGGACATTGAGACAAACGGTGTGCTCGCCATGGTCAGCCGCCCAAACATGGACCCGCGCGATCCGTATAAAAACCGCGGGGCGGAAAACCAAATGGCGCTTCCGCAAATCCCTGGATCGATTTTTAAAACGGTCATTGCGGCTGCGGCGCTTGATGAAGGGCTCGCATCGCCGGAGACAACGTTTGATTGCAGCCGAAAGATTGACGGCAAAACGCGCGATGAGGAGCATGATTACGGCGTGCTTGACTTAGCGGACAGCTTTGCCGTCAGTTGCAACAATGCTTTCGCCACGCTCGGCAAGCAGTTGATCGAGCAAGATCCGGATGCGTTTGAAACGTATGCGAGAAAGCTCGGGCTGTATCCGACGGCCGGCTGGGAAGGAGTGGTGTACCATGAAGAGCATTTCCGTCAGTTCCCGGAGGAGCAAAAGGGAACGATTTGGCATGATCCGCGCGACAAGCGGGTGCCGCTTGCGGTGGCGCAAACGGCGATCGGGCAAAAAAATGTACGCGTCTCTCCGCTTGGCGTCGCCAACATGATGGCGACCATCGCCCGCGGCGGCGAAGCGCTTCAGGTGCGGGCCGTTGACAAAGTGCTGTATAAAAACGGTGCGACTCTCTTTTCGTTTCCGCCCCAACCGGATTCAGACATGGCGCCGATCGCTCCGCAGACGGCCGAAGAGCTGCAGCGGCTTTTGCGCGGCGTTGTTACCAAAGAGGATGGCACCGGCCGCCGCTTCCGTTCGCTGCCGTATCCGGTTGCCGGCAAATCGGGGACGGCGGAGACAGGAAAAATGGACGGCGGCGCTGAATTCATTAATAAATGGTTTGCTGGCTATTTTCCAGCCGACCGCCCGAAATACGCCCTCGCTGTCGTTGAGCTCGACTGTCCGAGCGGGCGGGCCGCGACGAATGATGTGTTCGCCGCCGCAGTCGAGTCGCTTTATGCTTATGACCGCGCCAAAAAGGAAGTGAAGTGA